One Leptolyngbya subtilissima AS-A7 genomic window carries:
- the hisF gene encoding imidazole glycerol phosphate synthase subunit HisF, translated as MLAKRIVPCLDVKAGRVVKGVNFVDLRDAGDPVELAQAYNQAGADELVFLDITATHEDRDIIYDVVYRTAEQVFIPLTVGGGVQSLETIKKLLRAGADKVSINSAAVKRPELIKEASDRFGAQCIVVAIDARRRLDSSNPGWDVYVRGGRENTGLDALAWAEEVVSQGAGELLVTSMDADGTQAGYDLDLTRAIADRVPVPVIASGGAGNCDHIHQALTEGKAEAALLASLLHYGQLTVQQVKEHLRDRQVPVRLT; from the coding sequence ATGCTGGCCAAACGGATTGTGCCCTGTCTCGATGTGAAAGCCGGCCGGGTGGTAAAAGGGGTCAACTTTGTCGACCTGCGCGATGCGGGCGATCCGGTGGAGCTAGCCCAGGCCTATAACCAAGCGGGAGCCGATGAACTGGTGTTTCTCGACATCACCGCCACCCACGAGGACCGCGACATCATCTATGACGTGGTTTACCGCACGGCGGAGCAGGTGTTCATTCCTCTCACGGTGGGTGGGGGCGTACAATCCTTAGAGACCATTAAAAAATTGTTACGGGCCGGAGCCGACAAAGTCAGCATTAACTCGGCGGCGGTGAAGCGGCCTGAGCTGATCAAAGAGGCCAGCGATCGCTTCGGCGCCCAGTGCATTGTGGTGGCGATCGACGCCCGCCGCCGCCTTGATTCCAGCAATCCCGGTTGGGATGTCTATGTGCGCGGCGGTCGCGAGAATACAGGGCTTGATGCCTTAGCTTGGGCTGAGGAAGTCGTCAGCCAAGGAGCAGGCGAATTGTTGGTTACTAGCATGGATGCCGATGGTACCCAGGCGGGTTACGACCTCGATCTCACTCGCGCTATTGCCGATCGCGTACCGGTGCCGGTAATTGCCTCGGGTGGGGCCGGTAACTGCGACCACATTCACCAGGCTCTTACCGAGGGGAAAGCCGAAGCGGCCCTGCTGGCCTCGCTGCTACACTACGGGCAGCTGACGGTGCAGCAGGTGAAGGAGCATTTGCGCGATCGCCAGGTACCCGTGCGTTTGACTTAG
- the petP gene encoding cytochrome b6f subunit PetP: MALEIGQKVKVSRLRDRVSKNVAAYLGKRGVVSQFKMVDGSDVGVVVEFEDSYTTWFFEDELSAVQ, from the coding sequence ATGGCTTTAGAGATTGGCCAGAAGGTGAAAGTATCCCGTCTTCGCGATCGGGTTTCTAAGAATGTGGCAGCTTACCTCGGCAAGCGCGGCGTCGTGAGCCAATTCAAAATGGTGGACGGCAGCGACGTTGGCGTCGTGGTCGAGTTTGAGGATAGCTACACCACCTGGTTCTTTGAAGATGAGCTGTCTGCAGTTCAGTAG
- a CDS encoding Get3/ArsA fold putative tail anchor-mediating ATPase NosAFP: protein MALILTYLGKGGSGSTTVAIAAAKQRARSGQRVLLAIQDVTPAPALLLEQALSVEPQELKSNLWVMQFQSAALLEQSWDEVKALESQYLRTPFLKAVYGQELGVMPGMDSALALNTLRQLNASDRYDVIIYDGSDALATLRMLGMPEILDWYLRRFRGVFQQSDVGRVLSPFLQPMAAAVLAVDWSGDVLDQPTGQVRSQLEEGRQAVTDPSRMAAFLVTTPTPGSVATARYLWGSAQQIGLTVGGVVVNGGDLGDEQAAAFAPLPQVALPSVVDQGWESAIAALPDPAQWATSAPRPVSVDAAAKTVRLFLPSFDKTQVKLTQYGPEVTIEAGDQRRNLLLPPTLQGKAVAGAKFQDQHLVISFS from the coding sequence ATGGCATTAATTCTCACCTACTTGGGTAAGGGCGGCAGCGGCAGTACGACTGTAGCCATTGCCGCCGCAAAACAGCGGGCGCGGTCTGGACAGCGGGTGCTGCTGGCCATTCAAGATGTGACGCCAGCACCGGCGCTGCTGTTGGAACAGGCTCTAAGCGTGGAACCCCAGGAGCTAAAGTCCAACCTGTGGGTCATGCAGTTTCAAAGCGCAGCGCTGCTAGAGCAAAGCTGGGATGAGGTTAAAGCCCTGGAATCTCAGTATCTGCGCACGCCCTTTCTCAAGGCGGTCTATGGTCAAGAGCTGGGAGTGATGCCGGGCATGGATAGTGCCCTGGCTCTAAACACCCTGCGGCAGCTCAATGCCAGCGATCGCTACGACGTGATCATTTACGACGGCAGCGACGCCCTGGCGACCCTGCGCATGCTGGGCATGCCCGAAATTTTGGATTGGTATCTGCGGCGGTTTCGCGGTGTGTTTCAGCAGTCCGATGTAGGGCGGGTGCTGTCGCCCTTTTTGCAGCCCATGGCCGCAGCGGTGCTCGCTGTTGACTGGTCAGGGGATGTGCTCGATCAGCCCACTGGACAGGTGCGATCGCAGCTTGAAGAAGGTCGCCAAGCAGTGACCGATCCGAGTCGCATGGCAGCTTTCTTAGTCACGACGCCCACCCCTGGGTCGGTGGCGACGGCCCGCTACCTGTGGGGCAGCGCTCAGCAGATTGGCCTTACCGTAGGCGGCGTGGTGGTGAATGGCGGCGACCTGGGCGATGAGCAGGCCGCAGCCTTTGCCCCCCTGCCCCAGGTGGCGCTGCCCTCGGTAGTCGATCAGGGCTGGGAAAGCGCGATCGCCGCCCTGCCCGACCCGGCTCAGTGGGCGACATCGGCACCACGCCCGGTCAGCGTAGATGCGGCGGCCAAGACCGTGAGACTCTTCCTACCCAGCTTCGACAAAACCCAGGTCAAGCTCACCCAGTATGGCCCCGAGGTCACCATCGAAGCGGGCGATCAGCGGCGCAACCTGCTGCTGCCCCCTACCCTCCAGGGCAAAGCGGTGGCCGGAGCCAAGTTTCAAGACCAGCACCTGGTGATTTCCTTTAGCTAG
- the chlG gene encoding chlorophyll synthase ChlG, whose translation MAEPPSSTPVNDAPDQTPAAEIAAEIAPEAQGNAARQLLGMKGAKSGETSIWKIRLQLMKPITWIPLIWGVVCGAASSGNYRWSLEHVLIAAACMLFAGPLLTGYTQTLNDFYDRDIDAINEPYRPIPSGAISIPQVVTQILVLLVAGIAIAFSLDRWAGHSFPIITALAIGGSFISYIYSAPPLKLKQNGWLGNYALGASYIALPWWAGHALFGTLTWKIVVLTLFYSLAGLGIAVVNDFKSVEGDRQMGLKSLPVMFGITTAAWICVLAIDIFQGGVAAYLMAIHQNLYAVLLVLLIIPQITFQDMYFLRDPLGNDVKYQASAQPFLVLGMLVTGLALGHTTL comes from the coding sequence ATGGCTGAACCACCGTCCTCCACTCCGGTCAACGACGCTCCAGACCAAACCCCTGCTGCTGAGATTGCTGCTGAAATCGCACCCGAAGCCCAGGGCAATGCCGCCCGCCAGCTCTTGGGTATGAAGGGTGCCAAGTCGGGCGAAACCTCGATCTGGAAGATTCGCCTTCAGCTGATGAAGCCGATCACCTGGATTCCGCTGATTTGGGGCGTGGTGTGCGGGGCGGCCTCCTCGGGCAACTACCGCTGGAGTTTAGAGCACGTGCTGATCGCCGCCGCCTGCATGCTATTTGCGGGGCCGCTGCTGACGGGCTACACCCAAACCCTCAACGATTTCTACGATCGCGACATCGACGCTATCAACGAGCCCTACCGCCCCATCCCCTCGGGGGCAATTTCCATTCCCCAGGTGGTGACCCAAATTCTGGTGCTGCTGGTGGCCGGCATCGCCATTGCCTTTAGCCTCGATCGCTGGGCTGGGCATAGCTTCCCAATCATTACCGCCCTGGCTATTGGTGGCTCGTTCATATCGTATATCTACTCAGCCCCACCGCTGAAACTCAAGCAGAACGGCTGGTTGGGCAACTACGCCCTAGGGGCCAGCTACATCGCGCTGCCCTGGTGGGCGGGCCACGCCCTGTTTGGCACCCTCACCTGGAAGATTGTGGTGCTCACTCTGTTCTACAGTCTGGCGGGCTTGGGCATTGCGGTGGTTAACGACTTTAAGAGCGTGGAGGGCGATCGCCAGATGGGCCTCAAGTCGCTGCCGGTGATGTTTGGCATCACCACTGCCGCCTGGATTTGCGTACTGGCGATCGACATTTTTCAGGGGGGCGTCGCCGCCTACCTGATGGCGATTCACCAGAACCTCTACGCGGTGCTGCTGGTGCTGCTGATCATTCCCCAGATCACCTTCCAAGATATGTATTTTCTGCGCGACCCTCTGGGCAACGACGTCAAATATCAGGCCAGCGCCCAGCCTTTTTTGGTGTTAGGTATGCTGGTAACAGGGCTGGCCTTGGGGCATACGACGCTTTAG